The DNA window AAGAAGCGAAATCACCACCATTCTTCAGCGTGAGCTTTCGATGAACAGTGCACTGTTCGGCATCCTTGAAAAGGGTACTCCTGAAAATCCAGCAGTCACTAAGGAAAGTGTGCATCACTTCTATAAATACGTTTCAGGTTCAGCATTAAAGCGACCCGCATGGTTTTTTGACACCGAGCAACAGGGCGAAGGGATTGTTGACGTTACCACGCATCTTGTGGATTTAATCCAATGGGAGTGCTTTCCCGAACAGTCAATTGATTTTCTGAAAGATATTCGGATCAATACCGCCAAAAGATGGCCTACTCCGATTATGCTATCCCAGTTCACCGAAGTCACCGGTTTGAAATCATATCCTGAATTCCTGCAAAAGGAAGTGCAGGACACCATGCTCAATGTGTATTCAAACGGTGAGATCAACTATGTAATCAAAGGAGTGCACGCGAAAGTTTCGGTAACCTGGAACTATAAGGCTCCTGAAGGAACAGGCGATACACATTATTCAATCATGCGCGGAACCAAAGCCAATTTAATAATTAGACAGGGAAAAGATCAGAATTACAAACCGATATTATATATTGAGCCGTTAATAAAAGATCCTGGATTTTCACCAGTAGTGGATTCGGCAATGATTGTCATTCAGAAGACTTATCCCGGAATTACCGCAGTAAATGAAGGATCAGTCTGGAAAGTAAACATACCCGATCAGTATAAAATAAGCCATGAAGATCATTTTGCCCAGGTGATGCAACGTTTCCTGGAATACCTGAAAAACGGCAACATGCCTGCCTGGGAAGTACCCAATATGTTGGCCAAATACTATACCACAACAAGGGCATTTGAAATGGCATCGCAAAAATAAGTTAACCGAGTTTTGCGACGCCCGGCAACATGATTACAATTATTTTGGGCCAGCGATGCCAGATTGATGTCCCTGGAATATAATTAATCAGTTGGTTAATCTGGCCAAACCGGTCAGCCATGCTGCACTATGTGGTATCCAGTCTTCATCGGTAAGCGAAAACGGACCATCATTTTCTTTTTTTGGCTCTGTATCGTAAACGAACTGTTTTCCTGTAGAAAAACCATTGCAGATCACACCCCTTGTCTGAAACCAGGTTCCGGCCCAGTAATTACCCACGCCACACATCATGCTTGCCGGAAGGGCAACTCCTTCGGGTATATCATCACTGAAGATTACGCAGGCTTTAAGATTTTCCTTTGTAACCCCTGAATTTAAACCCGCCAGCCACTGCAGGTTTCCATACGCTATATCTTTTAATTTGGGTTCTTTAAACAGTTTGGATAGTTCAAGTGCCAGGGCAGCTGTATAACCGTAAATGGCGTTGGTACCGTGAAAAGTTCCGCAGAACCATACAGGACCTTCAGATCCGAAAATGCCCTGCGGCACCAGGAAGAAAGGATTCTCTTCACAGGAAGGGATTAAGTAACCGTATGTGAATTTTTTCAGCGTTTCAGTCCATTTTGCGGCATCTTCATGATCAGGCCATAACGAAAGCATATCAACCAGGGGCATCAGGTAATTCGGGTATATGCCCCCGATATCGGCTCCGAACTGGTTGTTCACAATGCCATGTATCCACGACTTTTCACTGTGAGCCATGGTTGTGTACTCCAGGAAGTGGCCAAAAAAGCTGTTCTCCGGTTTTTCTTGCGGTATTTGCCTGGCCATTACCTGCCTGGCGAATTCGATTGCCCGGGATTTTGCAGGTTCATTTCCGGTTTTGAATTGCTCGATGGACGCCCAGCAAAGACTCACCAGGTCGCGGGTTTGCCATTCATTATCAGGGATTATTACATCCTCAGCCAGGCCCCGCTGGAAACGGCTTAAGCCCAGGTCGCCGAGAGGTTTTGCAGTAGTAGTTAGCCAGTTGTAAGCAGCCAGGGCGGTTTCCCTGTATTTCTTTATGCGGTCCCTGAATTCCCCCGGAAGCAAAACGGTCGCCCTGCTGAGGGCTATGACTGCCTTAACTGCGTCATTGGGCAGAACATCTTTTTCGTGCCCGTGCAGATCATGCGACATGGAACCTGGAGGAAAACCCAGTGCGTGTGCCTTATCCTGCAGCATGACCAGGTAATCGCACCCTACAGTAATTTGTTTATATAACCGGTCCTTAAAGGACTGATTGAATCGATCGCCTTGGAGGATCAGCAGTTCTTCGAGTGCAATAACCATGGCGCTCTGCGCCGGGCTTTCCACCCAAAGGGTACCGGCATCCTGCCAGCCTGCCCCCACTTTGGTAAAGTGCACACGCCGCTCCAGCATATCCAGGGCAGCCAGCTCAAATGTTTGATCCCATAGTATCCCGGAACCTACTTTCAATCCCTTTGCCTCGAAAACAATCTGTCCCTGGTCATGAATCTCGATATTCCACTCACCGGGTTCCTGCATAGGTGCAAATTCAGCTATCCACCAATGGCTCTTCCAGGTATCCCCATGGTAAACACAGGTGGTTTCAATTTTTTTTCCTTCTGAAACCGGTATTAATTTACATAACGCTTTATCCGAAAGGTTCTCCCTTTTTGGTAAACGAACGATAACCCGAACCGGCCATCCCGTATCATAACCGATTTGAGAGAACAGGAGTCCGGCCACACCATCAGCAGGCAAATAGTCCGCCCCATGAAATACAGGGAAAGGATCATCCGCATCTGTTCCGGTGGTTTTTCTGTTGCAGGAGGCAAGGGCAGATGAGCTTAATACACCCGCTGACACAAGTGCTGTGGATTTAACAAAATTTCTTCGGGAAAGACTGTTGTTTTTCATTGAAAAAAGATAACTGTATTGGATTGGTTAACATGGTCAACAGATCCAATATACTACTTTTTTAAATAGGAGGGGCTCCCGGTTTTGTTGCTAGCTTCCTTTAGCATGGTTCAGGTGGGTAAAAGAGTTGTAAATTTGAAAAAATAAAGTAAATTGGTAATTATAGAATGTAAACTCTCATGAAAAAAAGCATATTCATTATTTTATTACTGACCGTACCCTTCTTTTTATTTGCACAGAAACCAAACTATCTGGCCGGAATACAACTTTCGCCAACCCTTAATATGCTAAAGGGTAATTCCGTTACAAATGAATATGATGCAAAATTGGATTTTTCAGGAGGGTTTTCTTTCGAATACCCTGTCACGTCTAATTTTTATTTAAAAACTGCCCTGGGTTATGAAAGAAAAGGAGCCAAAACAACTATAGTTTTATTGGATGAATATTCAATGATTGTGGGACATCAGCATGTAAAATTCAATTTTAACTATCTTGTATTACCTGTTTTGGTTACTTTATATACTAATGGTAAAATTAAATTGTATGTAAATTCAGGGCCTTATTTTGGTTTTCTGCTTAACCAGAATATTTATTATTCTGCCGTGGGAGAGCATCCTGAATTCGAAGCTGATTACACTGATTATACCAGAAGAATAGATTGGGGTTTATCGGTAGGTTTTGGAATACAACTTCCTATAAAGAATAACATCTTATTCGAAACAGGATTAACCGGCGATTTCGGCCTCACAAATACCTCAAAGAGTGAATTGTTATATAGTGGTTCAATAAGACCAAACTCATTCGGGCTGCAATTTGGAATTAAATATAATTCATTCAAACTCAAATGAAATCAAAATCACAAATTATTGGAATCTGCCTCGTCATTATTTATTGATTCCGGTCTGATACCAATTCTAACGAAAGCATTGTCACTAAAAGTTTATGAGAGGCATAAGCAATTAAACCTGTATGTGAAATTTACAATCAAAATCGGCTTTTATAAAACATGAAAGAAAAGGTTATCTCTTTAGTCAATATCGGATTTGCAGTATTTTTTTCTATTAACTGCCATTCACAAGTACCCGTTTTAACCCCCGTAATCGAAAAGCGAATCCAACAGGTTGAAAACAACCTTCTGAGTTGGGTACAAACCCGTGATACCCTTAAATGGTCTCTTGAATCACGGATGCGACAATACAATGTCGCGGGGCTGAGCATTGCAGTGATCAATGATAATAAAATCGAATGGGCAAAAGGATACGGGTGGGCGGATATTGCAGAGAAACGTCCTGTGACAACCGAAACACTCTTCCAGGCTGCCTCAATCAGCAAATCACTGAATAGCCTTGGTGTACTGGCCCTGGTCCAGGATAAAAAACTCTCTCTTGACGCGGATATTAACGATTACCTGAAAACATGGAAATTTCCGTATGACACAAAATCGAATAATAAAAAAATTACAATTGCCAACCTGCTGAGTCATACTGCCGGGTTATCGGTTCACGGGTTTCCGGGGTATGCTGTAACGGATCAATTACCATCGCTGGTTGATATCCTTGACGGCAAGAAACCTTGTAATACCCAATCGGTTCGCAGTGTGTTCGAACCGGGATTAAGGTTCCAGTATTCAGGCGGGGGTATTGAAATTCTGCAGGCAGTTGTAACGGATGTTACCGGTGAACCTTACGATAAATATATGGCTGATCATGTACTTGTCCCTTTGAACATGAAAAACAGTTTTTATACTCAACCTCCCCCATTCATAAAAAAAGTAAACCTGGCAACAGGCTATCGCAATGATGGAAAAGAGATTGAAGGGAAATATCATGTATATCCTGAGCAGGCTGCGGCCGGGTTGTGGACCAATCCGATTGACCTGTGTAAATATATACTGGACACTCAAAATTCACTGCATGGAAAAAAAGGGAAGGTCCTGACTTCCGAAATGACAAAACTGAGACTAACACCTTATGATGGTATGCAGGCTGGTTTCGGAGTATTTATAGAAAAACACGGAAACGGCACCTACTTCACCCATTCAGGAGGCAATGAAGGATTCCGGTGCGTTTACATTGCCAGCATGGATGAAGGAAAAGGGCTGGTCGTTATGTTGAATTCGGATAACGGTAATATTCTGAATAAAATAATGAACAGTGTGGCTACCGTATATGACTGGAAAAACTTTTACAACCCGGTTACCAAAGAGGTAATCAGTTTAGCGGATTCAATAAAGAATACTTATACCGGGCGGTATGAGCTCCAGGGCATACCCGTGACCATTGCAGCGGAAGACGGTCAAATGATGCTCGATTACAGGAACATGAAAGTTCAAATGTTCTTTGTATCTCCTACCGAGTTTTTTATGACCGAACTTCAAGGCAATAACCGGTTCATCATAAACTCCGCCGGAAAGGTCACCGGGTTTTTCATCAACGGAAATACCCTGGTGAAAAAAGTTAAGTAAAAAGTCAAATATAACTATTTGACTACCATACCTCACAGACCCATAATTAACCTGGCCACTCTTCGCAGCCACCTGACCGAACACAACTCCAGATTTTCTGTTGGTAATATCATCAACAAAAAATCTGTGATATGAAACCTAATCATTTGATTGCCTTATTATTCTGTCTGATATGCACTGTAAGTCTTGCAACTGCACAGGACAACAGAGAATCAGAAATCAGAAGGCTGGAAAATCTTGAAAGAGAGTCTGTGCTGAAAAGTGATTCATCGAAACTTTTTGACCAACTCTGGTCGCCCGACATGGTAATAAACACCCCGGCCAATGTTGTAGGAACTGTTGAAGGCACAAAAGCATTACTACGGTCTGGTGCCCTGAATTATTTATCCTTTGAAAGAAACATAGAAAAAATCACTTTTAACAACAACATCGCCATTGTAATGGGCGAAGAAAAAGTTAGGCCTCAGGGTAAACAACTCCATGCAGGCAAACTGGTAACTCGGAGATTTACAAACATCTGGATGTATACCAATAATAATTGGAGTATAATTGCACGACAGGCGACAATTATTAAAATTGAATAGAATGACATCGAATGAAATTGCCGGATACCGGATGGTAAATCAACAACTGGCCGGTACACAAATACAATCTGCTCCGGAAATGGTAAAATGGTTCGGTGCCGTGCAGGGTCAGGAATACGAACAAACAAAATGGGGCCTCGGTTTACGCTTGCCCAACCTGAAAGAATCCCAAATTGAAAATGAACTTAATGACGGTAAAATACTGCGCACTCATTTGCTTAGGCCCACCTGGCATTTTGTCCACCCCGAGGACATCAGATGGCTTCTCAAAATTACTGCGCCCGGAATACAAAGAATTAATGCCTTTATGTACCGTCAAACGGAGTTAGACGAGAAAATTTTCAATCGCTGTAATGATATTCTGATTGCTTTGTTACAGGGTGGCAATCAACACACCCGTAATGAAATTAACGAAGAATTTAAAAAGCATAACATCATAGCAGCCGGACCCCGGTTGAGTTGTATAATGATGAATGCAGAACTGGAGGGGATCATTTGCAGTGGCGCAAGAAAGGGTAACCAGTTTACTTATGCCCTGATCGATGAAAGGATTAACCCTGCAAAACAATTAAATACTGAAGAAGCGTTGGCAGAAATAACAAGGAGATATTTCATGAGCAGGAGTCCTGCTTCAGCAACTGATTTTTCGATTTGGTCGGGATTAACAATGAAGGAATGCCGGAGAGGGATTGAAATGCAGGGAAAAAGCCTACAAAAAATAAATGGTGAAGGAGGATCGTATTTTGCATTCGATTTGAATTCACTGGCCAAACCGGCAGAAGAAATATTTCTTCTACCTACTTACGATGAATACATAATGGGCTACAAAAACAGGGATGCTATATTTTCTTTGGAGAATTCTCCCAAAGTACGTCCCGATTTAAAGTTCATCTCTATGATTATTTACATGGGACAGGTTATCGGAACATGGAAAAGAGTGTTAAAAATAAAGGAAGTAGATTTGCGTTATAGTTTTTTTAAACAATTGAATACTAAAAAGTTAATTGCATTAAAAAAAGCAATAATCCGGTTTGAAGAGTTTTATGGTATGAGAGTGGCAGTGACAGATTTCAAAGCAATTTAAACACAGTTTGCGGCTCTTAAATGTCGATAGTTATTTCTTTTGTATTTATAAAAAGTATATTTTACTTTTATAGAGCATTTGGATTAATTATTGATAAAAACCACACAATATGATTAATAAACTTATAAACCTGACTAAATCAGCCTTTGTGGCTTCGATGCTTTTATTTTCAATATCTGCCAAAGCGCAGGACGGAACGATATATCCGCTTGAAGCGCCTGAAGAGCCGAATGCAATTCCGCTGGGCACCGGCGGTGTTGAAAACCAGCCCGCACCTGAAACATGGTTTCGTCAATGGGGAGATCCGATGGCCCGGAACATCTCGAAAGCAACACTTACCCCTTTCCTGCCTGCCGCCGGCAAGGCAAACGGTGCAGCCGTGATTGTTGCACCCGGTGGTGGTTTCAGGTGGCTGTCGATGGGAAATGAAGGATGGGAAGTTGCACAAGCCCTCGCTGATAAAGGAATTGCAGCCTTTGTGCTCAAGTACAGGCTGCAACCGACACCTGAATCGCTTGATGATTTTAAGAAATCGATGGAGCGCACCTTCACTGCTGCAGCTGACACTTCTTCAGCAGCGCGGAGAAATGCGGCCCGCTGGGACCTGTCCGATCAACTCGAAGATGCCGAGGCAGCCTATACGCTGATTGTTAAAAGAGCCGCGGAATGGGGTGTTGATACATCACGCCTGGGTATGATCGGATTTTCGGCTGGCGCCGGCCTTACCATGTACTGCACATTGAACTCGAAGGCAATGGAACTCGATTTTATAGGTCCGATCTATGGCGGAATGGGTCCGGTGGAAGTGCCAAAGAACGCTCCTCCCATGTTCAATGTCATTGCCAGTGATGATTTTCTGTTTCGTGGTCAGTTTGGCGTGATCAAATCATGGTTCGATGCAGGACGTCCGGTGGAATTTCACCTCTACCAGAATGGCGGCCATGGATTCGGACTCGGAAATCCCGATCGCACAAGCAACCGCTGGTTTGATGCATTTGTGTATTGGCTGGAAGTGAACAAGTTTTTATCTGCCAAGTAGTCTGTCTTTTTTAAACAAAGTGGTTTCACAAAGTCACACACTAATCGTACGGTGAGTTTAAACTAATCACTACCTCATTACCCTTTTTATTGATTTGAAGGACTCCCCCGCCCTGTGGTAAAGGTGTCCATAAATATCCGGAGGTCGAATCCGATTCATTAACGACAAGGCCATTAACTGAAATATGATGTGGCTTATTTATAAGACGCAGCATTTCCGAAGAGGCCATGTCGAATGTCTTGTATTTTATTTCACCGGGTGAATAGATGATGAAAGAGATCACTGAAGTAGTGGCAAGCAACCTGTTTTTAAGGGCGGGAGCCAGATCGGGTCTTGCAGCCATTGCCCTGAGGTAGTGCCTTACATAATCGCCATAACCATCGGTAAGCCAGATATCATCGCGGATATACCGGTTACGGCCGTCATCAGCAACGGTATATGTGGCCCAGTTGAGCGTGCGGATGGCATTTTGGGTATAGGATGTATCTCCTGATAATTTCGCATACAGCAGTTCAACAGATGCCTGTCTTGATGAATGACTGTTTCCGGGCACACGGTAGACGGTTTGTTCGTTCATGACCACCACACCATATTTTTCGTATTCATGGTTTCCCAGTTCTTTATAAGTCCAGTCGATGATTCCTTTTACATCTGACTGCCACTGCGGAAACAACTGGCGGTGCTGCAGGATGAACATGGCAAAAGTAATTGCATTTGTTTGTGTATTGCTCCATCCGGGGATATCTTCAAAGAAGGGTCCCCATTTATTCGTTTTCAGCGGCCATGATTTCATCCAGTTCAGCAGCAGATTGAATGAATTCTCATAGTACACTTTTTTCGCGGGATCGAGCTTCATAAGCTCTTCATACATCATTATCGTGCCGGTCCAGTTGGCGGTATACAATGCCGGCTGTACCTTCTTCCCGCTTCCTCCATTATCCATGAGCGAACCGGTTTCACCTGTCCGCGCATTCACCCTGAATGGCAATGGTGAACGGAGGCTGTCGCCGGGGTTCATCTTTTTCATCAGGGTTTCGGCTATTCTTTTCGCTGCTTCCAGGTATTTCGAATCGCCGGTAACTTTATAAAGCGAAATCAGTTCGTAACCGAATGAGCCGGCTTTGTCCGGCTGGGTAATGAATTTCCCGTTCCGCATATCACCGTCATACACACCTGAATGGATTACCGTGTTATAAGGATAAGGGATCGACGGCCAGGCGTCGGTTTCCGATGAAAGTGACCTTGCCAGGTAAGTATCCGCAATATATTTCAAATTTTCCTTAACTGACGTATCCCCGGTATAGGCATACAAAAGGGCCCAGGATGAAAGTGCCATATTTACCTGGTCACCGCCCAGGCCCCTTGAATCGTGTTCAGGTTTCCACACCTGGTGATTCATGTAATATTTGAGGCCGTTTGAATCGGTTTCCATATTCTTCCAGAAGTTCCATACCAGCATCAGTACCGTATCGTATGAAGCGCCTTTGTCTGCAGAAAACCACGGAAGGATAGAACCATCGTCTTTATTGATCCTCACGGTATGGTACTGGATGGTATCACTAACGAGGATGGTATCATTGGCCAAACGGTTCAGTCCGGACTCGTTCCGGCATGAGGAAATGCATACCAACAATACCGGTATAACCATTGAAAATAAAAACTTCATGGTATTCAAAAATTGTTAAAGTTCCATTTCCCCCTGTATGGCCGTGTTCTCATCAGGTTGGCGTACTCATCTCCTGTGAATTCTTCCTTCTTCGGATCCCATTTAAGGGTTCGCTGAAGTTCGTAGCCTATATTTACAATGTTGCATAGCGAAGCTGTCCGGTGACCGGTTTCCACATCCGATACAGGTTTTGTACGGTTTTTAACAGCATTGATCCAGTCCTGGTAATGATTGTCGCTGAAATATACTCTCTTGTCAGTTGATTTCAGGTCGGCTTTCGCCAATGCCTTGTCAGGATATGTACGCAAAAATTCCCTGCTGACTTCTATCCTTCCGGTAGTTCCTACAAACTGAACAGCATTGTCCTCGCCCCAGTTTTTATGGTTCACAACAACGCCGTTTTCATATTTCATGGACAGGCCATATACTGCGGGCACATCGGGAGGGATGAATTCAACCGGACCTGATTCATCCATATCCATCGCCCACTGGGCAATATCAAACATATGGGCACCCCAGTCGGTAATCAGTCCACCGCCGAAATCACGATAACCTCTCCACCATGCCCAGTTATCATCACCGAACAAGGGAGCAAGTGTAGGATTCCATCCCCGGTATAAAGATGGCCCTACCCATTCATTCCAGTCGAGTTCACCAGGAGGAGTAAGTTCAGGCAGACTGCACTGTTTAACAGGTTCACCCACATTCACGTTGATCTCCTTGATTTCACCTATGTAGCCGTTACGCACCAGTTCCACGGCATGCCGGAAGTCGCGCCATGAGCGCTGCATATTACCTGTCTGAAATACCCTGTTGTATTTTCTTGTGGCATTCACCATAGCACGTCCTTCGGCAATGGTTAGCGCCATAGGCTTCTCACAGTAAATATCTTTTCCTGCTGCTGCTGCATCCACGGCCACCTGGGCGTGCCAGTGATCAG is part of the Bacteroidales bacterium genome and encodes:
- a CDS encoding putative oxidoreductase C-terminal domain-containing protein yields the protein MKSIICFSSLLFFLLCCQSKQPDTAMVRLITLDPGHFHAALVQKTMYAGIDSNIYVYAPGGQDLQEHLARIASYNQRADNPTRWNEVVYSGSDFLEKMLLDKKGNVVVLAGNNQKKTEYIKASVDAGLNVLADKPMAINALDFEILRQSFAEAETKKLILYDIMTERSEITTILQRELSMNSALFGILEKGTPENPAVTKESVHHFYKYVSGSALKRPAWFFDTEQQGEGIVDVTTHLVDLIQWECFPEQSIDFLKDIRINTAKRWPTPIMLSQFTEVTGLKSYPEFLQKEVQDTMLNVYSNGEINYVIKGVHAKVSVTWNYKAPEGTGDTHYSIMRGTKANLIIRQGKDQNYKPILYIEPLIKDPGFSPVVDSAMIVIQKTYPGITAVNEGSVWKVNIPDQYKISHEDHFAQVMQRFLEYLKNGNMPAWEVPNMLAKYYTTTRAFEMASQK
- a CDS encoding porin family protein codes for the protein MKKSIFIILLLTVPFFLFAQKPNYLAGIQLSPTLNMLKGNSVTNEYDAKLDFSGGFSFEYPVTSNFYLKTALGYERKGAKTTIVLLDEYSMIVGHQHVKFNFNYLVLPVLVTLYTNGKIKLYVNSGPYFGFLLNQNIYYSAVGEHPEFEADYTDYTRRIDWGLSVGFGIQLPIKNNILFETGLTGDFGLTNTSKSELLYSGSIRPNSFGLQFGIKYNSFKLK
- a CDS encoding serine hydrolase, coding for MKEKVISLVNIGFAVFFSINCHSQVPVLTPVIEKRIQQVENNLLSWVQTRDTLKWSLESRMRQYNVAGLSIAVINDNKIEWAKGYGWADIAEKRPVTTETLFQAASISKSLNSLGVLALVQDKKLSLDADINDYLKTWKFPYDTKSNNKKITIANLLSHTAGLSVHGFPGYAVTDQLPSLVDILDGKKPCNTQSVRSVFEPGLRFQYSGGGIEILQAVVTDVTGEPYDKYMADHVLVPLNMKNSFYTQPPPFIKKVNLATGYRNDGKEIEGKYHVYPEQAAAGLWTNPIDLCKYILDTQNSLHGKKGKVLTSEMTKLRLTPYDGMQAGFGVFIEKHGNGTYFTHSGGNEGFRCVYIASMDEGKGLVVMLNSDNGNILNKIMNSVATVYDWKNFYNPVTKEVISLADSIKNTYTGRYELQGIPVTIAAEDGQMMLDYRNMKVQMFFVSPTEFFMTELQGNNRFIINSAGKVTGFFINGNTLVKKVK
- a CDS encoding nuclear transport factor 2 family protein, whose translation is MKPNHLIALLFCLICTVSLATAQDNRESEIRRLENLERESVLKSDSSKLFDQLWSPDMVINTPANVVGTVEGTKALLRSGALNYLSFERNIEKITFNNNIAIVMGEEKVRPQGKQLHAGKLVTRRFTNIWMYTNNNWSIIARQATIIKIE
- a CDS encoding winged helix DNA-binding domain-containing protein → MTSNEIAGYRMVNQQLAGTQIQSAPEMVKWFGAVQGQEYEQTKWGLGLRLPNLKESQIENELNDGKILRTHLLRPTWHFVHPEDIRWLLKITAPGIQRINAFMYRQTELDEKIFNRCNDILIALLQGGNQHTRNEINEEFKKHNIIAAGPRLSCIMMNAELEGIICSGARKGNQFTYALIDERINPAKQLNTEEALAEITRRYFMSRSPASATDFSIWSGLTMKECRRGIEMQGKSLQKINGEGGSYFAFDLNSLAKPAEEIFLLPTYDEYIMGYKNRDAIFSLENSPKVRPDLKFISMIIYMGQVIGTWKRVLKIKEVDLRYSFFKQLNTKKLIALKKAIIRFEEFYGMRVAVTDFKAI
- a CDS encoding alpha/beta hydrolase; the protein is MINKLINLTKSAFVASMLLFSISAKAQDGTIYPLEAPEEPNAIPLGTGGVENQPAPETWFRQWGDPMARNISKATLTPFLPAAGKANGAAVIVAPGGGFRWLSMGNEGWEVAQALADKGIAAFVLKYRLQPTPESLDDFKKSMERTFTAAADTSSAARRNAARWDLSDQLEDAEAAYTLIVKRAAEWGVDTSRLGMIGFSAGAGLTMYCTLNSKAMELDFIGPIYGGMGPVEVPKNAPPMFNVIASDDFLFRGQFGVIKSWFDAGRPVEFHLYQNGGHGFGLGNPDRTSNRWFDAFVYWLEVNKFLSAK
- a CDS encoding Gfo/Idh/MocA family oxidoreductase, with protein sequence MKHTINRRQFLGNTASAALAFTIIPRDVLGGKGFIAASDRISLGYIGTGKQAGGLLEYIDGCKETVVLACCDVDKKKLAFFKSEAEKRNKGKNYSAPVDAYKYYRELLTRKDIDAVVIATPDHWHAQVAVDAAAAGKDIYCEKPMALTIAEGRAMVNATRKYNRVFQTGNMQRSWRDFRHAVELVRNGYIGEIKEINVNVGEPVKQCSLPELTPPGELDWNEWVGPSLYRGWNPTLAPLFGDDNWAWWRGYRDFGGGLITDWGAHMFDIAQWAMDMDESGPVEFIPPDVPAVYGLSMKYENGVVVNHKNWGEDNAVQFVGTTGRIEVSREFLRTYPDKALAKADLKSTDKRVYFSDNHYQDWINAVKNRTKPVSDVETGHRTASLCNIVNIGYELQRTLKWDPKKEEFTGDEYANLMRTRPYRGKWNFNNF